One Ornithodoros turicata isolate Travis unplaced genomic scaffold, ASM3712646v1 Chromosome34, whole genome shotgun sequence genomic window, AAAACTGTTCACACAAATTCCCAGTAAAGTTCACACCATTGGAAGTGGGTTGGGCACGGCACTCACTGGCACGGTGCGTTGCCGTGTCCTTCGACGCAATTCAATGCGAGCATCGGTGTTAGGCGGAAATAATGATAATGAGGAAAGTGGTGGCGACCCGGTATCGGGGAGTGGAATTGCCCACCAAGCGTACGGTGAGGCAGTTTCCTGTGAGCATGTGCTCTTCATACTAGTGAGTCGTAGGAGACACTTGTACTCAGATACGGCAAATTTGGACGAATGCCAGACCAGTAGTATAGACATAGACTGTATAATtttcgagcggcataagaaccgagcggcataagaaccgagcggcacaagaaccgagcgctataacggcctcttttttctaatccaagatggccgattctaagccaacacaatccagttctaagccaacacaagccaaatccaaagccatctgattggccgccattagctccgcccacttcacacgttgaatggcccatgctaagcctactgatctttgattggttgaccgtagctccttcatgctaattaattggctccgcccccacttcacacgctgattggctcatgctaagccttgactgagcattggttggtttaccgtagctccaccccttcatgctaattacttggctccgcgcgcgcccgttgattggccaccgctactgatcgcgcgcgcgttgattggttcaccatagctccgcccccgcCCGTTTATGTTCATTACTTGACTCCACCCCGCCCCCCAGcgggcttcacgctgattggccggcgcgaccgctgattggtccaggcgcggctgcagcgaccccgctgcggccctatctcagatgtccaaacttacccatctgattggtccattctaagccactctcccagcccccccatctgattggccgccgccactGCCTTCACCGGCACCCACCAGACGGCCCgttgcggccctatctcagatgttcaaacttatacCGATTGGCCCGCCACCAGACGgtgcgcggcggcggcggcggcagcttcagatggttctaacctatctcagatagctctatgagatcgaacagacagggaaaaaaatacctttcaacgtttattgagtacatgtttgaggaaaagcatggcagttttggagaggttgattcccttgatgctgggcatggttccacggaagtgacggatcatgtagacgtctccgggacagcggctgagaaaatttcgtcctccgtgagttggcacttccgcgtgcactggatatcttcgtagctgtcgctcacgtccagcgagtgaaggcacgtacgcaacgatccagtagcgttcctgtccaggttaatgccggaccgcataggtaccacgtgccactctctgatggccaagatgtcgccggggcattcgtgcgcgtacgtgtgcttatccttctccagcttgatgctcgccgtaCAGTTGCCGGCGTCCAACGCCAGTGcgaagagaacgaggtaccacatccttccagtgacgcaggtcaaatgacgctactcctactcatccacCGCAGTATCTGTGCGGCGGCgggggaaagaacgccaggtgaaatctcgctatctacgtcatccactcgagcttaccatattcgcagcttccgtacgagtaggagtccacgtcattgtagagatatcgtttgtcgtcgtacgccatcagacttctcttcacatttctgatggtgtacatgcactgtttctttcccactattgacacctgttcgtgcgatacgctggcgtgcttgaatagggtatcgcggtacgtgtcatggaggaggtgtttgcgcacaatgttctttttgacccctttagctcttgcaatttgttttcccccggctaatttgatggagtacattttggctttcaggcatattacttcctcgatgggtacgctacccgtttcacttttgaacgcgccaagtctaccgcgattcctctcgctgtacagtggatgatcacgatcgaaggaagacaagtctaaatggtcgtcggcgatcgcgcgtaactgatcttcgtagtccttgcagaataggccgaggatcagagaatccgtgtcaaagtagcaggtaatcaccggacaagtgagcttgctcagcagggtttcataatagaacgagtacatggttaacttactcagttctaaaatcgtgaagccaatctgcagggggaaatcgcatcgcacttttctcttgcgcatttcgaacatgacacaatcgggggacaaaatttccattcgcgcgcattccgcctgactcccgaggcgactcgccgtctcctcatcgaaggctactcgaatgtctcgcatattaaatttatttagcaacgtacgcccgaagaccgcattatttgagattttatagaaatttttctcgaacgtcgtgctcgatgcgacgcgtctggcaacattgtcctcaatgtagggacgcaggaatggtgcctgacgaaattttagaattctgtgaatttttgtcacccgcatgcccagtctacaatagagagcgagcagcgcgtaatgaacaacgtactcgaccttgtccttgcacgtgagcagcagctttttgctgttcgctggctgatacattaactcttcgaggagccctcgctggaatggtgagagccattccttcgggacgaccgccttctcgggagccagggggaagtaccgcgtcagcgcgtggatagattttggatactccaaatcgcacacgtacacgtatcccacgtccgaatctgtgggatgacgcataaaatccacggagctaaaatcctcgacccattcgaaatcgccgactgggaggtgctttatcatactgaatccgtaaagattgttgcaatctatgtacgatatgtacacctcctctttatcgggatcgtagccactgcacagcgggttgttagcccgtaaatgacgcctgctcgcctgacagagtccacctctaacacccgattcgatggtccggtacatgtcctcggcgatgatcagctccaattttgcccgcgtgtaatttagagcgcattgccacgaataggatgccagcgaaacacaatgaagcaattccaatccgcgcgcgtcgtagcacaggcgccggaagtgctgcattacgtcagcatgtaacagggcatccgttttcaggtacaatgcattataatccctcagattcgagcatccaaaacgttcaaatatgtgcagcgcgtactgatagtcttcgtcgcttatatcctcccccgtcagatcgtttcggaaggcggattttgccggcagagccaattcgtcatagaccgcgaacgagctaacgtggctgtacgggaatacacctttacgaagcaaaatttcgtagtcgtctccaaatacctgcttcaggcattgggacgcctctgcgccccccatggatttgacggtttccacgagctctcccagcgacgaatttaggtactgcatggtatctctgaataggaaggtgccaatttcgaacgatcggattttttccatggaactggccacgatgaagggagctcgcttccacccgagaaggtgaaattcccgcagtagcccggccaaatcgtaggccagattgtgcaccatgatgggcagtttttcccgcgtcgtgcacgctacgttacaggggttgcacagcgtcgcgatgtaatttgtgtcgccggcagtacaacgcttggaatggtcgtggtgccggacacgggatacatcttgcgcgaactcccgcccgcagtacgcgcagtgggtggcagctctgtgccgcgctcgttgctcatcattcagcaccatttccgcggggcaggcgttcagggcgatcatctcgtcccgcatttccatcaaagctctgacgcactgcctcgcggaatcttcaccgttTTGCgccctgatgcgcatcaccttcgagtcgtgggtgcgtacGAGCATGGCACAAaagctcgaggtgacgtgacgctgcatgccaacaccactgggcgcgagtacgctctccgtgtccaacgcgacgacgtagttgtactgctgcttgtactgtattttagtaaactctacaaagtttttgcccggttcgcaaaattccaatatgatttcgtttacgtccgcgcacaggcgacgatgtttcgccatgctctcttccttgttaaaagagcgcgtgcaacgctcgcatacgaaacgcctgttgtctctcatcagtaagcgctcgagagacttgattccgaaaaaatgttcatctacagccaataagtgaattttcttttcatactcgagttttggggatcgcgacacgtgcactccctgatcgacgtactcgtatacgtacacggatatcttgtttttatcttcgaattcgtccagatcagagtaggaaacggggaagcgactaggccaccagtactccgcggcatagttttcacattttttccacgaattactttcctgcgggtgcaggagggcaagcgtattgtatttaaaacactcaccctccttatgtgccggtaaatgaatattcgtcagcacgttcctgcgtttagccaaatgatcgggaagtgcccctttgcatccgaattttttagttttcaccgcggaaatgcatatttgaaccttttggacgtcggtggacacgaacccgctcccttcccgctgataattttctacgcgtcccgtggactcctgaatcgcgTCCATTAGGGTATTCGCGacggctccgtcgctgtggacttcgcgagcaaacgccataaagtgggctatgtgcgtggttatctccccccgagtttccctcaccattaaaacatcggaacaaatgcaaaacctaaagggtattctttgcgctctcaatatggcgagcatatcgtgaaagtgactcattaaatattgtcgcaaatcctctactccctgatcgtgaacagatgccaatagcgtgaatcttttgacgatacctctaaatgcggcgtcagtctggaagaagggcaggaaggatgtatccacgtcggggtgcgatcgcatcacgtgagcagacagtgtaggaggtgcgccgtcccgagaatcgtcgtcgtcgtccgattcatcctcgatatcgtgaggatcaaaaaagcagaacacacaccgaggcactgaaaataaacgcgcatcagtaagaaacgtgcaacaagtaaaggaggaataacttacttgtgaagcgagtgaaagcagactgtcccccccctgaggcgatcgcgcggcttataaaccggcatccacgctacatgcgccaacacgtcggggctcgcttgtttccacgcggtcgtaaatcatgtggcacctcgaggatgaggccgcgttgggggccatctgtttaatatcagaacGCGCGCGCGCGGCCGCAATGGTGAGCATTCaccgtcgaagaaaatgttgcgtcaaggtaatgtaaataggtcttctccgagaaattgggtcaccttgagtcggttgcatgttccaacacgttggggtcgcctgttttatatcaaaatgcgcttcatggtcaaaatgagtttatactatagaacggtgagctttgttttattctcgggggagttgcgtcaaggtaatgtaacgagaaattgggtcaccttgagacaagccccaacacgacggtgccatctgtttaatatcaaaaacgcacttccaccatCGTGGCGGGccctagtgaaaaaaaaatgttgcgtcaaggtgatgtaacgagaaactgggtcaccacgtaaatcatgttttccgaggccacgcgtattaaaaccaaaagtaaactgttgtgcttgatgaggacaagtctatctgaaggaaaatatccctatgagccaaccagctcattgccgaaacaagcgccaaaacaaaagggttcgcttatgcagtttccaaatgtccttcgcgcgcgcatcatatatcacatgctgttcccgtgtgattgtgtaaacagaatcgcaccacccttgcgctcctccggaggtgctttatataaaagtcgcgatatatacaactcatttgaggtctgtgaagccgtcggtcgactcctcgtgaagcgcacaacgagaaaggtatgtttcactattgtcttcaagatgaggaaagttaggtaatagtcgtcctcattttcagttcatttggcgtgcgtagaaacttgcactgagagatatgtcatctattgtcgagaagctggataaactaaagaaacccggtgatggagacattcagaaaatgagcattgttccaaacaacgaaaagctcgacgtgttggacttacgcaaaGTGGACACTATCTATggggagtccgtgtacgtggaactcctgatgaACAATGATAAACGCATgaaggtgtacctacccagtcgtttttaggcgactcacggatgaagatttgcaagaaatgcgagaattaccagatctgaaactagagaagaaggagagattcggggatggtaaaagagccgcatcgcccgacatcatctttactcacgcgaagaagaagtgaccgcgacgaaagtccgcgtcccatatgtaatcagcgggaaaaataaaaatacatgtatttctgattttaaatgttgcgttgttgtgatggattaggaagataggctgatatgatgggaagctctattgatagaatgatatgatagggagctatagcgcgtattcattgactaagcaagtGTAGTTTGTGTggagctatagagaataaaggacgCCAGGCatttttaagcgacaaacaacttttctagcagctttattgattttaggtcattagcggcgagattatcggaaaacagggatacaatgctcttcagtgatttccctttcgccaacatTGTCGCcgcgatacaacagtacacaccacacattggagaatacaggctttggatacagacatcattatattcgtcgacggtgaggcgtttcagctcgggttcgatgggcggcaatccgaaggaatcaaagtagatgaggtcatccttcattttcgcgtacaaaatccagtgctccccagcttgctgtcgccgatcggtgttcaccacgatcATACCCGGTCTATCGAGTGCGGGCAGAcgatcgtctcgagcgtatacaccgcggaagagtgccgaagtgtaatcgttgtacttcaggagtctctcgatatcttgctcgaacatcgctaatccagtgtgacgttcctgttcttatcgatggacataattcgcacactctcggacagtatcaatacggtcgtgggttcggccaaggcacgtcggaacttgagttgcagacgaacgtttccacgcctgatcggtgacaggtggacggaggattgatccggatccaggtcgtagtacagtaggaacttgtttccaacgtagtggtcgtattcgtaggagacgtgcttctcacacagctgctccaagaggttgaagtagcttcggtggttcaggttattgctgaagtcgaacgtgtctattcgctgcgtcccgttcacggtgagcgtcgccgactcaatgtcgcagttcacgaatcggtacgggtcccgattgaatgctccctggtaggctagggtgggcacgaatgcgaccaccaccttagacggtatcttctcaggaaataaatcttccaggcatgcatccaggttgccaactggtagcgaacgaatacgcgattcaattccggccagtgtgtagagagccttgcgcttctgcaattccgtttcgtgtccgaggaataggctgggagacacggtgattttctttatgtacaaagtGGCACTCATGATTCCACTctatgcgtgtgctgctcctgatcggtcttcataatgcggaacgcgtcggagccttgataaaaaacaagcctaatttccactcccgatatgagtagcttaggctgcaggaaaatgtccgagttgatcttggaaaccaggtcgatggtcttgccgccacgtgtgaggttgtatcgttcggtcggtccatgagcgcgaatgttgttttccgttgacgcgcttcttcttgcgtgtacagacctgctttatgcacggtattttgctccgtggtgctggcgtgaagcaaaatatccaagtagcttctatagctatacaaatcattattcgtaatcatggtctgattcaagaagacggctacgttcttgaaaagcgagctggcgaacgcgttgacggggtagacctcgtcgtaggtcgtccgatcgccagcctgtgtttccggtagcgaaccatcgtcacgtacgatgcggactttcgtcactatgtacgcggagttcaaatcgagatagtggtgccccaaattcgaaagctggaactctatgacggaggatatgtcagctaCCGGGTAGAATgcctcatattcccccttcagtatatgccactgcgttcccggcacggaaaataactgtgtttccgacttatccaacagaggagtgtcgggatgtacgacgttaatcgtgtccatctcgcaactaaattgtggccgcgcaacaagcgtgatttatgccgtcgaagacgtccggttttctcctctttcttcgcccgccagcccctccgaggtcgcggagaatttcacggcccgtatctttcgccgatcttttaagcgcacttcggaaagagtctccctccgaca contains:
- the LOC135373881 gene encoding uncharacterized protein LOC135373881 — its product is MPRCVFCFFDPHDIEDESDDDDDSRDGAPPTLSAHVMRSHPDVDTSFLPFFQTDAAFRGIVKRFTLLASVHDQGVEDLRQYLMSHFHDMLAILRAQRIPFRFCICSDVLMVRETRGEITTHIAHFMAFAREVHSDGAVANTLMDAIQESTGRVENYQREGSGFVSTDVQKVQICISAVKTKKFGCKGALPDHLAKRRNVLTNIHLPAHKEGECFKYNTLALLHPQESNSWKKCENYAAEYWWPSRFPVSYSDLDEFEDKNKISVYVYEYVDQGVHVSRSPKLEYEKKIHLLAVDEHFFGIKSLERLLMRDNRRFVCERCTRSFNKEESMAKHRRLCADVNEIILEFCEPGKNFVEFTKIQYKQQYNYVVALDTESVLAPSGVGMQRHVTSSFCAMLVRTHDSKYEEHMLTGNCLTVRLVGNSTPRYRVATTFLIIIISA